In Phoenix dactylifera cultivar Barhee BC4 chromosome 11, palm_55x_up_171113_PBpolish2nd_filt_p, whole genome shotgun sequence, the following are encoded in one genomic region:
- the LOC103709482 gene encoding golgin candidate 5-like isoform X1 — protein sequence MAWIGKVSLGGFPDLAGAVTKLSESVKNIEKNFDSALGLEEKPEAGAEASEAWGSASERKGLFDLGAFMGHIGDGSAPEVSVEVEPSGKTESSIKIESSEHISSTEEHDGISSTSVAETPSPVKKVKEDSESKGEDVDPHKVDISSNAPGELDDDRADAKSDHSQAETNLSSARSVDVADFVLASQQKEDAEVGTINELWAGDSKLTSSDGVEQIEIIVPSTSNELHHVNDSQGNHDKHEAEADKGSPDKADVLHNGQVSLDTESSGVIPVGMPTHEDANKQSDDRIANSISSEQDRAVPTDSVSHDTDASNESVEMGLQGKDLEPDEMKQSSSTTLNLPDTTDSFVEVEKVKMEMKMMEAALQGAARQAQAKADEIAKLMNENELLKSTIEDLKRKSTESEIDALREEYHQRVASLERKVYALSRERDTLRREQSKKSDAAALLKEKDEIINQVMAEGEELSKKQAAQEATIKKLRTQIREFEEEKQRLNSKFQVEESKVESIKRDKAATEKLLQETIERNLAELASQKEFYTNALNAAKEAEALAEARANSEARAELENRLREGSEREALLVQTLEELRQALSRAEQQAAFREEMLRRDIDDLQKRYQASELRYNELITQVPDSTRPLLRQIEAMQETTSRRAEAWAGVERALNSRLQEAEAKAAAAEERERALNERLSQSLSRIAVLETQITCLRMEQTQLSRSLEKERQRASESRQEYLAAMEEAATQEGRAKQIEDEIKVLRSKHKTELKEEVRHRELLETELKRERTARSELEKIAACEIPVIANREIPINPFVENGNALNCKLSSARSLSILEESLFLQASLDSSDNFFSEKRTSGETSMSPYFLKSMTPSAFEAALRQKDGELSSYMSRLVSLESIRDSLSEELVKMTEQCEKLQAEAIVLPGLQAELEALRRRHSSALELMGERDEELEELRADIVDMKEMYKEQVDLLVNRIQMLSSSAGAD from the exons ATGGCATGGATAGGGAAGGTCTCGTTGGGAGGCTTCCCGGATCTTGCGGGAGCGGTGACAAAACTGAGCGAGAGCGTGAAGAACATCGAGAAGAATTTCGATAGCGCTCTTGGTTTGGAGGAGAAACCAGAAGCTGGAGCTGAAG CTTCAGAAGCATGGGGATCAGCATCGGAAAGGAAAGGGCTTTTTGACCTGGGGGCTTTCATGGGCCATATAGGAGATGGAAGTGCTCCTGAAGTTTCAGTAGAAGTGGAACCATCAGGAAAAAcagaatcatcaataaaaatagaATCTTCAGAGCATATTTCATCAACTGAAGAGCACGATGGGATCTCATCGACATCTGTGGCAGAAACACCTTCTCCTGTCAAGAAGGTAAAAGAGGATTCTGAAAGCAAGGGCGAAGATGTGGATCCTCATAAAGTAGATATTTCATCTAATGCACCTGGAGAACTTGATGATGACAGAGCTGATGCTAAATCAGATCATTCACAGGCTGAGACAAACTTATCTAGTGCTAGGAGTGTTGATGTAGCAGATTTTGTTCTCGCATCACAACAGAAGGAAGATGCTGAGGTGGGAACAATCAATGAATTATGGGCAGGCGATTCCAAGCTCACGAGCTCAGATGGTGTAGAACAAATTGAGATTATTGTTCCATCTACATCAAATGAGTTGCATCATGTAAATGATTCACAGGGAAACCACGACAAACATGAGGCAGAAGCTGATAAAGGTTCTCCTGATAAGGCTGATGTTTTACATAATGGGCAAGTGAGCCTCGACACAGAGTCTTCAGGTGTGATTCCAGTTGGCATGCCAACGCATGAAGATGCCAACAAACAATCTGATGACCGCATTGCAAATTCCATCAGCTCCGAGCAGGACCGAGCAGTACCTACTGACTCTGTATCCCATGATACTGATGCATCTAATGAGTCAGTGGAAATGGGCTTGCAAGGAAAGGATCTTGAACCTGATgaaatgaaacaatcatcaaGTACAACATTGAATTTGCCAGATACTACAGATTCTTTTGTGGAAGTAGAGAAGGTGAAAATGGAAATGAAAATGATGGAAGCTGCATTACAAGGTGCTGCTAGGCAAGCCCAG GCGAAAGCTGATGAAATTGCAAAGCTGATGAATGAGAATGAACTGTTAAAATCTACCATTGAAGACCTGAAG AGAAAATCTACAGAGTCAGAAATCGATGCATTACGAGAGGAATATCATCAAAGGGTGGCATCTCTTGAAAGGAAG GTTTATGCTCTCTCCAGGGAAAGGGATACATTAAGGAGAGAACAAAGTAAAAAAAGTGATGCAGCTGCTCTTTTGAAAGAGAAAGATGAGATAATCAATCAAGTTATGGCTGAAG GTGAAGAGCTATCTAAAAAGCAAGCTGCCCAGGAAGCAACTATCAAGAAACTAAGGACACAG ATCAGAGAGTTTGAGGAAGAGAAGCAAAGGCTCAACTCGAAGTTTCAG GTGGAGGAGTCAAAGGTGGAGAGTATTAAAAGAGACAAGGCAGCAACTGAAAAGTTGCTGCAAGAAACCATAGAGAGAAATCTAGCAGAACTTGCTTCTCAGAAGGAATTTTATACCAATGCACTTAATGCAGCCAAGGAGGCTGAAGCATTAGCAGAGGCACGGGCCAACAGTGAAGCCAGAGCAGAACTTGAGAATCGTTTGAGGGAGGGTAGTGAACGTGAAGCTCTGCTGGTTCAAACACTTGAGGAGCTGAGGCAAGCTCTGAGCAGAGCAGAGCAACAG GCAGCTTTCCGGGAAGAAATGCTTAGAAGGGATATTGATGATCTTCAAAAGCGCTATCAA GCAAGTGAGCTTCGTTACAATGAGTTGATCACACAAGTTCCTGACTCAACTAGGCCACTTCTGAGGCAGATAGAAGCAATGCAG GAGACAACTTCCAGAAGAGCAGAAGCCTGGGCTGGTGTAGAGAGAGCCCTAAACTCTCGCTTGCAG GAGGCGGAAGCCAAAGCTGCGGCTGCAGAGGAAAGGGAGCGAGCACTGAATGAACGTCTATCTCAAAGTCTATCTCGAATTGCAGTTTTAGAAACTCAG ATCACTTGTCTTAGAATGGAACAAACACAGCTTAGCCGATCACTTGAAAAGGAGAGACAGAGGGCATCTGAAAGCAGACAAGAATATCTTGCTGCAATGGAGGAAGCTGCAACTCAAGAGGGTCGGGCCAAACAGATTGAAGATGAAATTAAGGTGCTTAGAAGTAAACACAAAACAGAGTTGAAAGAAGAAGTGAGACACAGAGAACTTCTGGAGACG GAGCTTAAAAGGGAGAGAACCGCCAGATCAGAACTGGAAAAAATTGCTGCTTGTGAAATTCCTGTTATTGCCAATCGTGAAATTCCTATTAACCCTTTCGTTGAAAATG GAAATGCCCTCAACTGTAAGCTTTCAAGTGCTAGGAGTCTGAGTATATTGGAAGAAAGTCTTTTCTTGCAAGCATCTCTGGACTCATCTGACAactttttttctgaaaagagAACATCTGGGGAAACAAGCATGTCCCCTTATTTCCTAAAGAGCATGACTCCAAGTGCTTTCGAAGCAGCACTTCGTCAGAAGGATGGTGAACTTTCATCATATATGTCACGCTTG GTCTCATTGGAATCTATTCGTGATTCTCTCTCTGAGGAACTGGTAAAGATGACAGAGCAG TGTGAAAAGCTGCAAGCAGAAGCAATTGTTTTGCCTGGCTTACAAGCAGAGCTGGAAGCCTTAAGGCGAAGACACTCTTCTGCACTGGAACTAATGGGTGAACGTGATGAAGAG TTGGAGGAACTCCGAGCTGACATTGTTGACATGAAAGAGATGTACAAAGAGCAAGTTGATTTGCTTGTGAACAGG ATTCAGATGTTAAGTTCTTCAGCTGGTGCAGATTAA
- the LOC103709483 gene encoding probable plastidic glucose transporter 2, whose product MRINPNSTIHKRTSSRDFTSAVDRSDFSSARLLNAMGETTTNPSWKLSFPHICVAIISSFLFGYHLGVVNEPLESISADLGFAGNALEEGLVVSMSLGGAFIGCLFSGWIADSFGRRRAFQLTALPMIIGTSISASAASLQGMLFGRFLVGIGMGIGPPVASLYVTEVSPSFVRGTYGSFIQIATCLGLIGALFIGIPVKEVEGWWRVCFWVSVIPGALLALCMECCAESPHWLYKHGKIVEAEAEFERLLGGPHVKPAMTELLRSDRGDDVDISFLELLHGRHFRVVFIGSTLFALQQLSGINAVFYFSSTVFKSAGVPSDIANMCVGFANLSGSIIAMVLMDKLGRKMLLFGSFMGMAASMGVQATAASIYIPISGALYLSVGGMLSFVLSFALGAGPVPGLLLPEIFPSRIRAKAMAVCMCVHWVLNFFVGLLFLQLLEQLGPQVLYSIFATVCLIAAVFVRRNVVETKGKSLQEIEIALLPPEQR is encoded by the exons ATGCGGATAAATCCCAATTCAACAATCCACAAGCGCACGTCCTCCAGAGATTTCACGAGCGCCGTCGATCGCAGCGATTTCAGCTCAG CCCGTCTATTGAATGCCATGGGGGAAACTACAACTAATCCTTCGTGGAAGCTCTCCTTTCCTCACATTTGCGTCGCAATCATTTCGTCCTTCTTGTTTGGTTACCACCTCGG AGTCGTGAATGAGCCGCTCGAGAGCATTTCTGCAGATCTTGGTTTTGCAGGGAATGCCTTGGAGGAAG GACTTGTTGTTAGCATGAGTCTGGGTGGTGCCTTCATTGGGTGCTTGTTTAGTGGTTGGATTGCTGATAGTTTTGGGCGCCGTAGGGCATTCCAGCTCACTGCATTGCCTATGATAATTGGAACTTCTATCAG TGCATCAGCGGCCAGTCTGCAGGGTATGCTTTTTGGTAGATTTTTAGTTGGAATAGGGATGGGTATAGGTCCGCCTGTTGCTTCTCTTTACGTGACAGAG GTTTCTCCTTCTTTTGTTCGGGGCACTTATGGAAGTTTTATTCAGATTGCAACATGTCTTGGACTCATAGGTGCTCTTTTTATTGGAATCCCAGTTAAGGAAGTTGAAGGATG GTGGCGAGTCTGCTTTTGGGTATCCGTCATTCCTGGTGCTCTACTTGCACTTTGCATGGAATGTTGCGCCGAAAGTCCTCATTGGCTCTATAAG CATGGCAAAATTGTCGAAGCTGAAGCTGAATTTGAAAGACTGTTGGGAGGACCCCATGTTAAACCAGCAATGACAGAATTATTACGTTCAGACAGAGGGGATGATGTAGACATAAGTTTTCTAGAATTGCTTCATGGTCGCCATTTCAGAG TTGTTTTTATCGGATCAACGCTATTTGCTTTACAACAGCTATCCGGCATAAATGCTGTATTCTATTTCTCTTCGACCGTCTTTAAAAGTGCAGGGGTGCCCTCAGACATTGCCAATATGTGTGTAGGATTTGCAAATTTATCAG GGTCAATAATTGCGATGGTTTTGATGGATAAACTAGGAAGAAAGATGCTACTTTTTGGGAGCTTTATGGGCATG GCTGCGTCAATGGGAGTTCAGGCCACCGCAGCTAGTATTTACATTCCTATCTCTGGGGCTTTATACTTATCAGTCGGTGGAATGTTGTC ATTTGTCCTGTCATTTGCATTGGGAGCTGGCCCAGTCCCAGGTCTGCTTTTACCAGAAATTTTCCCCAGCAGAATCCGAGCAAAGGCTATGgctgtatgtatgtgtgttcaTTGG gtgttgaatttttttgttggtttGCTGTTTTTGCAACTGTTGGAGCAACTGGGGCCACAAGTCCTGTACTCTATTTTTGCAACAGTTTGCCTCATAGCAGCAGTTTTTGTGAGGAGGAATGTGGTAGAAACTAAAGGCAAATCACTCCAAGAAATCGAAATTGCACTCCTCCCACCTGAGCAGAG
- the LOC103709482 gene encoding golgin candidate 5-like isoform X2, producing the protein MAWIGKVSLGGFPDLAGAVTKLSESVKNIEKNFDSALGLEEKPEAGAEASEAWGSASERKGLFDLGAFMGHIGDGSAPEVSVEVEPSGKTESSIKIESSEHISSTEEHDGISSTSVAETPSPVKKVKEDSESKGEDVDPHKVDISSNAPGELDDDRADAKSDHSQAETNLSSARSVDVADFVLASQQKEDAEVGTINELWAGDSKLTSSDGVEQIEIIVPSTSNELHHVNDSQGNHDKHEAEADKGSPDKADVLHNGQVSLDTESSGVIPVGMPTHEDANKQSDDRIANSISSEQDRAVPTDSVSHDTDASNESVEMGLQGKDLEPDEMKQSSSTTLNLPDTTDSFVEVEKVKMEMKMMEAALQGAARQAQAKADEIAKLMNENELLKSTIEDLKRKSTESEIDALREEYHQRVASLERKVYALSRERDTLRREQSKKSDAAALLKEKDEIINQVMAEGEELSKKQAAQEATIKKLRTQIREFEEEKQRLNSKFQVEESKVESIKRDKAATEKLLQETIERNLAELASQKEFYTNALNAAKEAEALAEARANSEARAELENRLREGSEREALLVQTLEELRQALSRAEQQAAFREEMLRRDIDDLQKRYQASELRYNELITQVPDSTRPLLRQIEAMQETTSRRAEAWAGVERALNSRLQEAEAKAAAAEERERALNERLSQSLSRIAVLETQITCLRMEQTQLSRSLEKERQRASESRQEYLAAMEEAATQEGRAKQIEDEIKVLRSKHKTELKEEVRHRELLETELKRERTARSELEKIAACEIPVIANREIPINPFVENGNALNCKLSSARSLSILEESLFLQASLDSSDNFFSEKRTSGETSMSPYFLKSMTPSAFEAALRQKDGELSSYMSRLVSLESIRDSLSEELVKMTEQCEKLQAEAIVLPGLQAELEALRRRHSSALELMGERDEELEELRADIVDMKEMYKEQVDLLVNRVYLLHQ; encoded by the exons ATGGCATGGATAGGGAAGGTCTCGTTGGGAGGCTTCCCGGATCTTGCGGGAGCGGTGACAAAACTGAGCGAGAGCGTGAAGAACATCGAGAAGAATTTCGATAGCGCTCTTGGTTTGGAGGAGAAACCAGAAGCTGGAGCTGAAG CTTCAGAAGCATGGGGATCAGCATCGGAAAGGAAAGGGCTTTTTGACCTGGGGGCTTTCATGGGCCATATAGGAGATGGAAGTGCTCCTGAAGTTTCAGTAGAAGTGGAACCATCAGGAAAAAcagaatcatcaataaaaatagaATCTTCAGAGCATATTTCATCAACTGAAGAGCACGATGGGATCTCATCGACATCTGTGGCAGAAACACCTTCTCCTGTCAAGAAGGTAAAAGAGGATTCTGAAAGCAAGGGCGAAGATGTGGATCCTCATAAAGTAGATATTTCATCTAATGCACCTGGAGAACTTGATGATGACAGAGCTGATGCTAAATCAGATCATTCACAGGCTGAGACAAACTTATCTAGTGCTAGGAGTGTTGATGTAGCAGATTTTGTTCTCGCATCACAACAGAAGGAAGATGCTGAGGTGGGAACAATCAATGAATTATGGGCAGGCGATTCCAAGCTCACGAGCTCAGATGGTGTAGAACAAATTGAGATTATTGTTCCATCTACATCAAATGAGTTGCATCATGTAAATGATTCACAGGGAAACCACGACAAACATGAGGCAGAAGCTGATAAAGGTTCTCCTGATAAGGCTGATGTTTTACATAATGGGCAAGTGAGCCTCGACACAGAGTCTTCAGGTGTGATTCCAGTTGGCATGCCAACGCATGAAGATGCCAACAAACAATCTGATGACCGCATTGCAAATTCCATCAGCTCCGAGCAGGACCGAGCAGTACCTACTGACTCTGTATCCCATGATACTGATGCATCTAATGAGTCAGTGGAAATGGGCTTGCAAGGAAAGGATCTTGAACCTGATgaaatgaaacaatcatcaaGTACAACATTGAATTTGCCAGATACTACAGATTCTTTTGTGGAAGTAGAGAAGGTGAAAATGGAAATGAAAATGATGGAAGCTGCATTACAAGGTGCTGCTAGGCAAGCCCAG GCGAAAGCTGATGAAATTGCAAAGCTGATGAATGAGAATGAACTGTTAAAATCTACCATTGAAGACCTGAAG AGAAAATCTACAGAGTCAGAAATCGATGCATTACGAGAGGAATATCATCAAAGGGTGGCATCTCTTGAAAGGAAG GTTTATGCTCTCTCCAGGGAAAGGGATACATTAAGGAGAGAACAAAGTAAAAAAAGTGATGCAGCTGCTCTTTTGAAAGAGAAAGATGAGATAATCAATCAAGTTATGGCTGAAG GTGAAGAGCTATCTAAAAAGCAAGCTGCCCAGGAAGCAACTATCAAGAAACTAAGGACACAG ATCAGAGAGTTTGAGGAAGAGAAGCAAAGGCTCAACTCGAAGTTTCAG GTGGAGGAGTCAAAGGTGGAGAGTATTAAAAGAGACAAGGCAGCAACTGAAAAGTTGCTGCAAGAAACCATAGAGAGAAATCTAGCAGAACTTGCTTCTCAGAAGGAATTTTATACCAATGCACTTAATGCAGCCAAGGAGGCTGAAGCATTAGCAGAGGCACGGGCCAACAGTGAAGCCAGAGCAGAACTTGAGAATCGTTTGAGGGAGGGTAGTGAACGTGAAGCTCTGCTGGTTCAAACACTTGAGGAGCTGAGGCAAGCTCTGAGCAGAGCAGAGCAACAG GCAGCTTTCCGGGAAGAAATGCTTAGAAGGGATATTGATGATCTTCAAAAGCGCTATCAA GCAAGTGAGCTTCGTTACAATGAGTTGATCACACAAGTTCCTGACTCAACTAGGCCACTTCTGAGGCAGATAGAAGCAATGCAG GAGACAACTTCCAGAAGAGCAGAAGCCTGGGCTGGTGTAGAGAGAGCCCTAAACTCTCGCTTGCAG GAGGCGGAAGCCAAAGCTGCGGCTGCAGAGGAAAGGGAGCGAGCACTGAATGAACGTCTATCTCAAAGTCTATCTCGAATTGCAGTTTTAGAAACTCAG ATCACTTGTCTTAGAATGGAACAAACACAGCTTAGCCGATCACTTGAAAAGGAGAGACAGAGGGCATCTGAAAGCAGACAAGAATATCTTGCTGCAATGGAGGAAGCTGCAACTCAAGAGGGTCGGGCCAAACAGATTGAAGATGAAATTAAGGTGCTTAGAAGTAAACACAAAACAGAGTTGAAAGAAGAAGTGAGACACAGAGAACTTCTGGAGACG GAGCTTAAAAGGGAGAGAACCGCCAGATCAGAACTGGAAAAAATTGCTGCTTGTGAAATTCCTGTTATTGCCAATCGTGAAATTCCTATTAACCCTTTCGTTGAAAATG GAAATGCCCTCAACTGTAAGCTTTCAAGTGCTAGGAGTCTGAGTATATTGGAAGAAAGTCTTTTCTTGCAAGCATCTCTGGACTCATCTGACAactttttttctgaaaagagAACATCTGGGGAAACAAGCATGTCCCCTTATTTCCTAAAGAGCATGACTCCAAGTGCTTTCGAAGCAGCACTTCGTCAGAAGGATGGTGAACTTTCATCATATATGTCACGCTTG GTCTCATTGGAATCTATTCGTGATTCTCTCTCTGAGGAACTGGTAAAGATGACAGAGCAG TGTGAAAAGCTGCAAGCAGAAGCAATTGTTTTGCCTGGCTTACAAGCAGAGCTGGAAGCCTTAAGGCGAAGACACTCTTCTGCACTGGAACTAATGGGTGAACGTGATGAAGAG TTGGAGGAACTCCGAGCTGACATTGTTGACATGAAAGAGATGTACAAAGAGCAAGTTGATTTGCTTGTGAACAGGGTATATCTGCTTCACCAGTGA